A stretch of the Kroppenstedtia eburnea genome encodes the following:
- a CDS encoding CpaF family protein → MSLFNRTQSTLKYTKTQTIQAKSVEKPKEKKPAATTDSRLDELARHFKARLLKETDLEKLTKMPSVELRVTLDRLIGRYMADEQVVISQQDRDRLITRIIDESVGYGPLEPLLEDPDITEVMVNGPEEIYYEKKGRIHQTDIQFRDEEALRHVIDRIVAPLGRRVDVSSPMVDARLPDGSRVNAVIPPISLKGSLLSIRKFRKDPIRMNDLIGFNSLTPDMSTFLTSVVKAKLNIIISGGTGSGKTTLLNALANFIPENERIVTIEDMAELRIPHGHVAGMEARPANVEGKGEVNIRQLVRNALRMRPDRIIVGEVRGAEAFDMLQAMNTGHEGSLTTVHSNSPEDAMRRLEAMVMMSSSELPASIIREYLVGAIDFIIQIARLPDGQRKMMAIAEMQKNEDGSVKLVDLFRFEQTGVTEDGRVTGHFTPTGEIPQCFNRLGAYGAPVDPSIFTPVAEGGE, encoded by the coding sequence TTGTCCCTGTTTAATCGAACACAATCTACATTGAAGTATACAAAAACCCAAACCATCCAGGCGAAATCCGTCGAAAAACCGAAGGAAAAAAAGCCGGCGGCCACCACCGATTCCCGGCTGGACGAGCTGGCCAGACATTTTAAAGCCCGTCTTCTCAAGGAAACGGATCTGGAGAAGCTGACCAAAATGCCTTCGGTGGAATTGAGGGTGACCTTGGACCGGCTGATCGGCCGTTATATGGCTGATGAACAGGTCGTCATCTCCCAACAGGACCGGGATCGATTGATTACGCGAATCATTGATGAATCAGTGGGTTACGGTCCTTTGGAACCCTTGCTGGAAGACCCGGATATTACCGAGGTGATGGTGAACGGCCCCGAAGAGATCTATTACGAAAAGAAGGGGCGTATCCATCAGACGGATATTCAATTCAGGGATGAGGAAGCCCTTCGCCACGTAATCGATCGAATTGTGGCCCCCCTGGGGAGACGGGTGGATGTGAGCTCGCCCATGGTGGATGCCCGCCTTCCCGACGGCAGCCGGGTCAATGCGGTGATTCCTCCCATCAGCCTGAAGGGATCTCTGTTGTCCATCCGGAAATTTAGAAAAGACCCGATTCGGATGAACGATCTAATCGGCTTCAACAGCCTCACTCCGGATATGTCAACTTTCTTGACCAGTGTGGTCAAAGCGAAATTGAACATTATTATCTCCGGCGGAACCGGGAGCGGAAAGACGACCCTGCTCAATGCCTTGGCCAACTTCATTCCTGAAAACGAGCGGATCGTCACCATTGAAGATATGGCTGAGCTCCGCATTCCCCACGGCCATGTGGCTGGGATGGAAGCCCGCCCCGCCAACGTGGAAGGAAAAGGGGAGGTCAACATTCGGCAATTGGTCAGAAATGCCCTTCGGATGCGCCCTGACCGAATCATTGTCGGGGAAGTACGGGGAGCCGAGGCCTTCGATATGTTGCAGGCCATGAACACCGGGCACGAGGGCTCTCTCACCACCGTTCACTCCAACTCCCCTGAAGATGCCATGCGCCGCTTGGAGGCGATGGTGATGATGTCCAGCTCGGAACTTCCCGCATCGATTATCCGGGAATACTTGGTAGGAGCGATCGACTTTATTATTCAGATCGCCCGTCTCCCGGACGGTCAACGAAAAATGATGGCGATCGCCGAGATGCAGAAAAATGAGGATGGTTCAGTCAAGCTGGTGGATCTGTTCCGCTTCGAACAGACCGGTGTCACCGAAGATGGACGAGTGACGGGCCATTTCACTCCCACAGGGGAGATCCCACAATGCTTTAATCGCCTGGGTGCTTACGGAGCTCCGGTCGATCCCTCCATCTTCACACCGGTTGCAGAAGGAGGCGAGTAG
- a CDS encoding polymorphic toxin type 47 domain-containing protein — MDRTFEGIPVGVGKGWKWGKRGVGELIRLGKKTDDFLVGFSCAKKKGGGKGKSDSPCDDSKSKQKHDGKQIDGREYQKKVDEARRKFDPDKGTKGKLNYELKKQDRDMRGKNYHHGDAMQEAFKIIEEETGIKKSEFKVTEWAKSKDGKSFPVEWRHEPSGAEVSMDKPHFGFDKNTGQWATGPDAPHIGWQTSGKRKGGGAKRGHILVDDVPAGRPPSKE, encoded by the coding sequence TTGGATCGAACATTTGAAGGGATTCCCGTCGGAGTTGGGAAGGGATGGAAGTGGGGCAAGAGAGGCGTCGGTGAATTAATCCGACTTGGGAAAAAAACAGATGACTTCCTTGTGGGATTCTCCTGTGCAAAAAAGAAGGGTGGGGGTAAAGGGAAGAGCGACAGTCCTTGTGATGATAGTAAGAGTAAGCAGAAACATGATGGTAAACAGATTGATGGCAGAGAATATCAGAAGAAAGTGGATGAAGCGAGACGAAAATTTGATCCGGACAAAGGGACTAAGGGTAAACTTAACTATGAGTTAAAGAAGCAAGATCGTGATATGAGAGGGAAAAACTATCATCATGGAGATGCCATGCAAGAAGCATTTAAAATTATCGAGGAAGAAACCGGCATTAAGAAAAGTGAATTTAAAGTGACAGAGTGGGCTAAAAGCAAGGATGGAAAGTCCTTTCCTGTGGAATGGAGACATGAACCCAGTGGGGCGGAAGTTAGTATGGATAAACCTCATTTCGGTTTTGACAAAAACACAGGCCAATGGGCCACTGGACCTGATGCTCCTCATATTGGCTGGCAAACTTCAGGAAAAAGGAAGGGTGGTGGGGCAAAAAGGGGACATATTTTAGTGGATGATGTGCCAGCGGGACGACCGCCCTCCAAAGAATAA
- a CDS encoding DUF4244 domain-containing protein: MRNRWASFIRSRKGAQTVEYIIILVAGALLAGLLYNFLSGGELQQTLKTKIEQIIAGDVSGGKAPEQGKTPEVKPQPKPKAAEKQEPKKKDKPLWKKVVDNKYVKEGADFALDSIPVVSNIKSGYEAVTGKDIYGNKLSKTDRAIAATGVFFPGAKHVKRGAKIADKGFDLVKGTKKNKGVKREGCACPKGPKKPVEKGVNWKSTKKFGHTFSRHGAGDKNTNRLRGRAASTNQEQGQWLDNQKAAEFLDSLGEVKEVTEVNLPKGLGQIITPSGEIVEATKIRVVPSPTGIKTAFPIR, translated from the coding sequence ATGCGCAATCGATGGGCATCTTTTATAAGAAGCCGCAAAGGCGCCCAGACAGTGGAGTATATCATCATCCTGGTGGCCGGTGCTCTATTGGCCGGGCTGCTGTACAACTTCCTGTCCGGCGGTGAATTGCAACAGACGCTGAAAACCAAGATCGAGCAGATCATCGCGGGGGATGTAAGCGGAGGTAAAGCACCCGAACAGGGAAAGACGCCAGAGGTAAAGCCACAACCCAAACCGAAGGCGGCCGAAAAACAGGAGCCAAAGAAAAAAGATAAGCCGTTGTGGAAGAAAGTTGTTGATAATAAGTATGTCAAGGAAGGGGCCGATTTTGCCTTAGACAGCATCCCGGTGGTCAGCAACATCAAATCGGGTTATGAAGCGGTCACGGGGAAAGACATCTATGGAAACAAACTGAGTAAAACAGATCGTGCCATCGCAGCAACAGGTGTGTTCTTTCCTGGAGCCAAGCATGTCAAACGGGGTGCAAAGATTGCTGACAAAGGCTTCGACTTGGTCAAGGGGACTAAGAAAAACAAGGGGGTCAAGCGAGAAGGGTGTGCTTGTCCAAAGGGGCCAAAGAAACCCGTTGAAAAAGGAGTGAATTGGAAGAGTACCAAAAAATTCGGACACACATTTTCGCGTCATGGTGCTGGAGATAAAAACACTAATAGGTTAAGGGGACGTGCCGCAAGTACTAACCAAGAGCAAGGGCAATGGTTGGATAATCAAAAAGCGGCTGAGTTTCTTGATTCCCTTGGGGAAGTGAAAGAAGTCACAGAAGTCAATTTACCTAAAGGGTTGGGACAGATAATAACCCCGAGCGGGGAAATTGTAGAAGCCACCAAGATAAGGGTTGTTCCTTCCCCTACAGGAATTAAAACTGCATTTCCTATAAGGTAG
- a CDS encoding DUF6756 family protein: MDRFSLRAQVIEAAETHHIQYVEIPPKEMNQIRNRVLEKFVAPEGRKSRFFWEYMLPPRVSVHNEEGWRWMGEFVDESEVILFFEDTREEYGFQLFSGPDLVEIVGEMTLCEIYLTDPEFSYLLVHNHHDFLLSSGAAVSEWLSKYKTPEYDWQSRSRGK, from the coding sequence ATGGATAGATTCAGCTTAAGAGCCCAAGTGATTGAGGCGGCGGAGACTCATCATATCCAGTATGTGGAGATTCCGCCAAAGGAAATGAATCAGATCCGTAATCGGGTGTTAGAGAAGTTTGTAGCTCCGGAAGGGAGAAAAAGTCGTTTTTTCTGGGAGTATATGCTTCCGCCACGTGTCTCTGTTCATAATGAAGAGGGCTGGCGATGGATGGGGGAGTTTGTTGACGAATCCGAGGTGATTCTCTTTTTCGAAGATACGAGAGAGGAATACGGCTTTCAGTTATTCTCGGGTCCGGATCTGGTTGAAATCGTGGGGGAAATGACTTTGTGCGAGATTTATCTAACTGATCCGGAATTCAGCTATTTATTGGTTCACAATCATCATGACTTCTTATTGTCTTCCGGTGCTGCAGTTTCCGAATGGCTATCCAAATACAAAACGCCTGAATACGATTGGCAATCCCGTTCAAGGGGCAAATAA
- a CDS encoding CPCC family cysteine-rich protein translates to MSKEERKSELLNMWGIDDENPEFAVLPDSLQEEILQTDGPVVDVMSPRYDPLLMEALKKEYVGVNNDYLSERVSRIVGEEVVVEGQEDKFFACPCCMYRTLTERGQYDICPVCFWEDDGNDKLGHYSGPNHMTLAEGRDHFVRYGAVTPSALKYIKPDAKKRYYFGWWGLVRCTATSKDQDS, encoded by the coding sequence ATGTCAAAAGAAGAGCGTAAAAGCGAGCTGCTCAACATGTGGGGAATTGATGACGAAAACCCTGAGTTTGCTGTGCTGCCCGATTCTCTGCAGGAAGAAATACTTCAAACCGATGGACCTGTTGTAGATGTGATGAGCCCCAGATATGACCCTTTGTTGATGGAAGCCTTAAAGAAGGAATATGTTGGTGTTAATAATGATTATTTATCTGAACGAGTCTCCAGGATCGTAGGTGAAGAAGTTGTAGTTGAAGGGCAAGAAGATAAGTTTTTTGCCTGCCCGTGTTGTATGTATCGAACATTAACAGAACGTGGACAGTATGATATTTGTCCGGTCTGTTTTTGGGAGGATGACGGAAATGATAAGCTTGGACATTACAGTGGGCCAAACCATATGACATTGGCCGAAGGGCGGGACCACTTTGTCCGATACGGAGCAGTGACCCCATCGGCCTTAAAATATATTAAGCCTGATGCAAAGAAACGTTACTATTTCGGATGGTGGGGATTGGTAAGGTGTACTGCCACTTCTAAAGACCAGGACTCCTAA
- a CDS encoding SMI1/KNR4 family protein produces the protein MPCQFQYDGESVTDFDHLYSFHPDDPQNIFRKENTSFEVPERVFPFGSTGRGDLCLDFRRDPSHPSVILRSESGSTEYVLASGFEEFFGKLHYHFGWLPGVNPSSPRILKNHLDQMETEWGISLLPSYKKLVLEHPGGSPHAPCFYGEKGRGEVDFLLRVDNLDMENSIRSIHQKHFHGTSYIPFAQCKGGQILCMDYNEKESDPEVVVWDRTENHFYKVKSSFGRFLHYLRYQ, from the coding sequence ATCCCGTGCCAATTCCAGTATGATGGGGAGTCCGTAACAGACTTTGATCATCTGTACAGCTTTCATCCAGATGATCCGCAAAACATCTTTCGTAAGGAAAACACCTCCTTTGAAGTCCCTGAAAGAGTTTTCCCCTTCGGAAGTACAGGGAGAGGAGATCTGTGTCTGGACTTTCGGCGGGATCCTTCCCATCCGTCAGTGATCCTACGGAGTGAAAGCGGGTCCACAGAGTATGTTCTCGCCAGTGGCTTTGAAGAGTTTTTCGGTAAACTTCATTATCATTTTGGTTGGTTGCCTGGAGTAAACCCATCATCACCTCGGATCCTTAAAAACCATCTGGATCAAATGGAAACAGAGTGGGGTATTTCACTCCTTCCCAGCTACAAAAAGCTGGTGCTGGAACATCCCGGTGGCTCCCCCCATGCCCCTTGCTTTTATGGTGAAAAGGGAAGGGGAGAAGTGGATTTCCTGCTGAGAGTGGATAATTTGGATATGGAAAACAGCATCCGATCCATACACCAAAAACATTTTCACGGAACCAGCTACATTCCTTTTGCTCAATGTAAAGGGGGACAGATCTTGTGTATGGATTACAACGAGAAAGAGTCGGATCCTGAAGTTGTGGTATGGGATCGGACGGAAAATCACTTTTATAAGGTCAAAAGCAGTTTTGGCAGGTTCCTGCACTATTTAAGGTATCAGTAG
- a CDS encoding prepilin peptidase → MNISLAEHLIYISLILILICATVTDLRERLIYDRFVLIGLAFALGIHLYSRHYSWTEYILTGLGAFFALALIAILTKGSAIGGGDIKLFAMIGFATGLEGFILIFMVSHVVAAIFILVVKLFRSDAVRKGTEFPFAPFILIGVLLTYTYYWI, encoded by the coding sequence ATGAACATTTCGCTGGCAGAACATCTGATATATATCTCCTTGATTCTGATTCTGATCTGTGCGACAGTCACGGATCTTAGGGAGCGTCTCATCTATGACCGGTTTGTTCTGATCGGGCTGGCTTTTGCTCTGGGGATCCACTTATATAGCCGTCATTATTCCTGGACGGAATATATATTGACTGGTTTGGGTGCATTTTTCGCTTTGGCGTTGATAGCGATCCTGACAAAGGGGAGTGCGATCGGGGGAGGAGATATCAAGCTCTTTGCCATGATTGGTTTTGCTACCGGTTTGGAAGGCTTTATCCTTATATTTATGGTTTCCCATGTTGTAGCGGCGATCTTTATACTGGTCGTCAAGCTGTTTCGCAGTGACGCTGTTCGCAAGGGTACGGAGTTCCCTTTTGCTCCCTTTATCTTGATAGGTGTGCTGTTGACTTACACATACTATTGGATCTGA
- a CDS encoding SAF domain-containing protein has product MEETAALQAGLGAPTTVYVAKQEIASREILRPEFFEAKEIPSKYVTSSMVTDPAEIDGQVSVVPLGKGDQLTKSMLKPARQLNDGESRMVLLRTSDKVLFDDSFTAQDRVDIIVSYEKDPKTGAEKPKTTVFMKDKLIVGVSKNQKSIGIELTLKEAEKLVYAENFAHSIRVLKAPQEHDMKKDNEKDAQDDPKNSQQQGQQQQNSQNNNPQNNNQAGN; this is encoded by the coding sequence TTGGAGGAAACGGCGGCACTTCAAGCCGGGTTGGGAGCTCCCACGACGGTTTATGTTGCAAAACAGGAAATTGCCTCACGGGAAATCTTGCGGCCTGAGTTTTTCGAAGCGAAGGAAATCCCGAGTAAGTATGTTACCTCTTCCATGGTGACGGATCCGGCGGAGATCGACGGTCAGGTATCCGTTGTTCCATTGGGTAAAGGGGATCAACTGACCAAATCGATGTTGAAGCCGGCAAGACAACTGAACGACGGGGAGAGTCGCATGGTCTTGCTCAGAACTTCCGACAAGGTCTTGTTCGATGATAGTTTTACGGCTCAAGATCGTGTGGACATCATCGTCTCTTACGAGAAGGATCCGAAAACAGGGGCTGAAAAGCCAAAGACCACTGTTTTTATGAAGGACAAGCTGATTGTCGGTGTCTCCAAGAACCAAAAGTCGATTGGAATCGAACTGACACTCAAAGAAGCTGAAAAGCTGGTTTACGCCGAAAACTTTGCCCACTCCATCCGGGTACTTAAGGCACCGCAGGAGCACGACATGAAGAAAGACAATGAGAAGGACGCCCAAGACGATCCAAAAAACAGCCAACAGCAAGGTCAACAACAGCAAAACTCTCAAAACAACAATCCACAAAACAATAATCAAGCTGGCAATTAG
- a CDS encoding AAA family ATPase, producing the protein MGVDVKLLVVSEDEAHAEDVISRVANNFPQHLHIKASEVRQEIARLGPELVILQEPGGDLGLQLLHYISNELPDTLIIYLTEDRDPIKARDVNRSGAFDILFLPDEITALNDVLSRAVKAMSIQQKNKAKAAGGFTWGRGQVISFYSGRGGGGRSLIASTLAQTLQMDSNSSVLLVDLNLQYGGVETFLDVDHERSLFDLTPVLKELNDNHIRNVTAIEPKSHVEVLVSPRDAEVAERITEEHVQRLLRTARRYYDYILVDLSTDMNPVNYSALEEADRIFYVMTPDSPAIRTFGHVMKLFSKLSIDPTDRLEILLNRIHKDTELKEKDVKQHFNYPITAELREDAKRVQSAINRGVPLRSARKEKKSSPFVKDIQKLSSALLQQQSNRSAS; encoded by the coding sequence GTGGGTGTGGATGTCAAGTTGTTGGTTGTCAGTGAAGATGAGGCCCATGCGGAAGATGTTATCTCCCGGGTCGCCAATAATTTTCCACAACACTTACATATCAAAGCTTCCGAAGTGCGTCAGGAGATTGCCCGACTGGGACCTGAACTGGTCATACTGCAAGAGCCGGGGGGAGATCTCGGCTTGCAACTTCTCCATTATATCTCCAATGAATTGCCCGATACATTGATCATATATTTAACTGAAGACCGGGATCCGATCAAAGCGAGGGATGTCAATCGCTCCGGAGCTTTTGATATCTTGTTTTTACCCGATGAGATCACAGCACTGAATGATGTGTTGAGCCGTGCAGTCAAGGCGATGAGTATCCAGCAGAAAAACAAAGCCAAAGCAGCCGGCGGGTTTACCTGGGGCCGGGGACAGGTGATCTCATTTTACAGTGGCAGGGGCGGCGGCGGCCGCAGTTTGATCGCCTCCACACTGGCTCAGACCTTGCAGATGGATTCAAACAGTAGTGTGCTTCTGGTCGATTTGAACCTTCAGTACGGCGGAGTGGAAACTTTTTTGGATGTGGATCACGAACGGTCTTTGTTCGATTTGACACCGGTGTTGAAGGAGCTGAATGACAACCACATCCGAAATGTGACTGCCATTGAGCCTAAATCCCATGTGGAGGTCCTGGTAAGTCCGAGGGACGCGGAGGTTGCGGAACGGATCACAGAAGAGCATGTACAACGTCTGTTGCGAACGGCACGACGCTATTACGACTATATCCTGGTCGATCTGTCCACGGACATGAACCCGGTCAACTACAGTGCTCTGGAAGAGGCGGATCGTATATTTTATGTAATGACACCCGACTCCCCGGCCATCCGAACTTTCGGTCATGTCATGAAGCTGTTTTCCAAACTGAGCATAGACCCCACCGACCGTCTGGAGATTCTCCTGAATCGGATTCACAAGGATACCGAATTGAAAGAAAAAGATGTGAAACAACATTTCAATTATCCCATCACAGCGGAACTTCGGGAAGACGCCAAGAGAGTCCAATCTGCGATCAACCGGGGGGTTCCTCTCCGATCTGCCAGGAAAGAGAAGAAGAGCTCTCCTTTCGTAAAAGATATACAGAAGTTGTCCTCTGCCCTGCTCCAGCAACAATCCAATCGTTCCGCTTCCTAA